The following coding sequences lie in one Apium graveolens cultivar Ventura chromosome 3, ASM990537v1, whole genome shotgun sequence genomic window:
- the LOC141711741 gene encoding uncharacterized protein LOC141711741 isoform X1, whose amino-acid sequence MSMRVGEKDVIGNSGKKSKRSKKIETVGVEERSDRMGGEEDGLGEVGKKRKKSKKKEMDGVEEMSACLDLDVELLKNLEPRVGKKKRRNKGNDMVAGEESFNGESFGQFDIANQLEKVEKKRKKNKENNMVAGEEFVSGKSFWKFDTDNQLEKVNNKKKKDKKLLVSSEEVTDSLDAATTEEASSLSLNKGEKKLKCKIEHEVPINSLLNDTQDEDSIVEKRKKIKTKRKRFESGENPDALNEKIVTEARERNNVVGNVEKKKRKKRKRAVEEENDSDKGKENTAGGEDVENSLVDSVIAREKVKMKEEEEIIDMDGHSNKAQDNESTNLSKKKEKTKLVGNDPKISKSKEKKKVRFSEHLEVFYLPDIVESDNEENEKGRLVRGKRFTPEEDDIVKAAVEKYIESHCLGKKGLEMVMNCKSHRQVKNCWKEIGAVLPHRPTQAVYYRAHILFEAGERLEWTEEERKMLLEHNEKHGNNWKLLAEEFKRHRFHVKDTFRRIKLKRNIGHWSQEEYQNLFDHVNVDLRAKAKEEKKSKHGMLRDNICWTAISDRLSTRSDSTCCAKWYKQLTSSMVVQGIWADSDDYRLLDALFNLDACCIEDVDWDKLIDQRSGFVCRKRWDQMVLHIGSHGVKSFAEQVEILAKRYRPELIEAREAWDSKPLVP is encoded by the coding sequence ATGAGTATGCGAGTGGGAGAGAAGGATGTGATTGGGAATAGTGGTAAGAAGAGTAAGAGAAGTAAGAAGATAGAGACGGTTGGGGTGGAAGAGAGGAGTGATCGTATGGGTGGAGAGGAAGATGGACTTGGAGAGGTTGGGAAGAAGAGGAAGAAAAGTAAGAAGAAAGAGATGGATGGGGTGGAAGAGATGAGTGCTTGTTTGGATTTAGACGTGGAGCTCCTAAAGAACTTGGAACCTAGAGTAGGAAAGAAGAAAAGGAGAAATAAGGGTAATGACATGGTTGCTGGCGAGGAATCTTTTAATGGTGAGAGTTTTGGACAGTTTGATATAGCTAATCAATTGGAAAAAGTTGagaagaagagaaagaagaaTAAGGAAAACAACATGGTTGCTGGTGAGGAATTTGTTAGTGGTAAGAGTTTTTGGAAGTTTGATACGGATAATCAATTGGAAAAGGTTAATAATAAGAAGAAAAAGGACAAGAAATTGTTAGTATCTAGTGAGGAGGTAACTGATAGTTTGGATGCAGCGACTACTGAAGAGGCAAGTAGCTTAAGTTTGAATAAGGGAGAGAAGAAATTGAAATGTAAGATTGAGCACGAGGTACCCATAAATTCTTTGCTGAATGATACTCAAGATGAAGATAGTATAGTTGAAAAACGGAAGAAGATAAAAACAAAGAGGAAAAGATTTGAGAGCGGTGAGAATCCAGATGCTTTAAATGAGAAGATCGTAACTGAAGCTAGAGAGAGAAACAATGTTGTAGGGAATGTGGagaagaagaaaaggaagaagaggAAAAGGGCGgtggaagaagaaaatgataGTGACAAGGGAAAAGAGAATACAGCAGGGGGAGAAGATGTTGAAAATTCTTTAGTTGACAGCGTTATTGCTAGAGAGAAGGTTAAGATGAAGGAAGAAGAGGAAATAATAGATATGGATGGGCATTCAAATAAGGCACAAGATAATGAATCCACGAATCTCTCGAAAAAGAAGGAGAAGACAAAGTTGGTAGGAAATGAtccaaaaatttctaaatcaaaagaaaagaaaaaagttAGGTTTTCTGAGCATCTCGAGGTTTTTTATTTACCTGATATAGTGGAATCTGATAATGAAGAGAATGAAAAAGGGCGCCTAGTCCGAGGTAAGAGATTCACACCGGAAGAAGATGATATTGTGAAAGCAGCTGTGGAAAAGTATATAGAGTCACATTGTTTAGGTAAAAAAGGTTTGGAAATGGTCATGAACTGTAAATCTCACAGACAAGTAAAAAACTGTTGGAAAGAAATAGGAGCTGTGTTACCCCATAGGCCTACTCAAGCTGTATATTACCGTGCTCATATATTGTTTGAGGCAGGTGAGAGGCTTGAATGGACCGAAGAGGAACGAAAAATGCTTCTGGAACATAATGAAAAACATGGAAACAACTGGAAGCTTCTGGCTGAAGAATTTAAGAGACATAGATTTCACGTGAAGGATACATTTCGTAGAATAAAATTGAAACGAAATATAGGACATTGGTCCCAAGAAGAATACCAGAACTTGTTTGATCATGTGAATGTTGATCTGCGAGCCAAGGCTAAGGAAGAGAAGAAATCAAAGCATGGAATGTTACGAGATAATATATGTTGGACTGCAATCAGTGACAGATTGTCAACTAGAAGTGACTCAACTTGCTGTGCAAAATGGTACAAACAATTAACATCTTCTATGGTTGTTCAGGGTATATGGGCTGATTCTGATGATTACCGTCTGCTTGATGCACTTTTCAACTTGGATGCTTGCTGCATAGAAGATGTGGATTGGGATAAACTGATTGATCAAAGGTCCGGTTTTGTATGTAGGAAGCGGTGGGATCAAATGGTGCTTCACATAGGCTCTCACGGGGTCAAGTCTTTTGCTGAGCAAGTTGAAATTCTGGCAAAGCGTTACCGTCCGGAACTAATAGAAGCACGGGAGGCTTGGGACAGCAAACCGTTGGTCCCATGA